In Cetobacterium sp. ZOR0034, a single genomic region encodes these proteins:
- a CDS encoding EpsG family protein: MIYLIIAIVLLMLGVFDIFYKDKEKKELILKVIIVCLILFLGTRGFLGWDWYFYYPSFMEGTYTYEKGYMLYTSFIGNIFKNYIFYQFVTTTIDFIALYYIFKRYCKYPIMAFAIFFSIQGFHMEVELLRNMKAIILFLFSLKYIEERKIIPFLLLNIIGVSFHMSGILYLPMYFILNYTYEKRIVLGIFIIGSFYYLLNLKGIELLLNYNWDFLPTIIADKIVNYKSILPANLERGLNLFYIERAILFLLAYKYENNNIIKNSLYIWVVIFLFTSELSVASLRIGILFIYSVWLTLTRSLENFERKEFMVAIVMALSLIRIYRSTTFPGNTINYNYKNALFNELNYKERELEIIKGKKYLKESHGKELLIQY, translated from the coding sequence ATGATATATTTGATTATAGCTATAGTATTATTAATGCTTGGAGTTTTTGATATTTTTTACAAAGATAAAGAAAAGAAAGAATTAATATTAAAAGTTATAATAGTTTGTTTAATTTTATTTTTAGGAACTAGAGGTTTTTTAGGGTGGGATTGGTATTTTTATTACCCATCTTTTATGGAAGGGACTTACACCTATGAAAAGGGATATATGCTTTATACCTCTTTTATAGGTAATATTTTTAAAAATTATATATTTTATCAGTTTGTAACAACAACAATTGATTTTATTGCACTATACTATATTTTTAAAAGGTATTGCAAATATCCTATAATGGCTTTTGCTATTTTTTTTAGTATACAGGGATTTCATATGGAAGTTGAACTTTTAAGAAATATGAAAGCGATAATATTATTTTTATTCTCTTTAAAATATATTGAAGAGCGTAAGATTATACCGTTTTTATTATTAAATATAATTGGAGTTTCTTTCCATATGAGTGGGATTTTATATCTACCAATGTATTTTATTTTAAATTATACTTATGAAAAACGGATAGTTTTAGGAATTTTTATAATTGGTAGTTTTTATTATCTTTTAAATTTAAAGGGTATTGAGCTGCTATTAAACTATAACTGGGATTTTTTACCAACTATAATAGCTGATAAAATTGTTAACTATAAAAGCATCCTTCCAGCAAACCTAGAAAGAGGTCTAAATTTATTTTATATAGAGAGAGCGATTTTATTTTTACTAGCTTATAAATATGAAAATAATAATATCATAAAAAATAGTTTGTATATTTGGGTGGTGATATTTTTATTTACATCAGAATTATCTGTAGCTTCTTTAAGAATAGGAATTCTGTTTATTTATAGTGTTTGGCTAACTTTAACAAGATCATTAGAAAATTTCGAGAGAAAAGAATTTATGGTGGCTATAGTAATGGCTTTATCTTTGATTAGAATATATAGGAGCACTACCTTTCCAGGGAACACAATAAATTATAATTACAAAAATGCACTTTTTAATGAATTAAACTATAAAGAGAGAGAACTTGAAATAATAAAAGGGAAAAAGTATTTAAAAGAAAGTCATGGCAAAGAGTTGTTAATTCAATACTAA